Proteins from one Fragaria vesca subsp. vesca linkage group LG6, FraVesHawaii_1.0, whole genome shotgun sequence genomic window:
- the LOC101296684 gene encoding uncharacterized protein LOC101296684, protein MAGTTSSSASNAMSETTAALIRNSSDMGWEFAELADATNVDKLKCKLCGKLVSGGIHRLKQHVANIKGNVTACRNSSDDQKARCKKAIEEGRIKKRQKYVHDLEVREEVIIEEDEDDSVSGGRKRRNLGPMDRYASAIDPDFSMHGSGKMRQ, encoded by the coding sequence ATGGCTGGAACTACTTCTTCTTCGGCATCTAATGCAATGTCGGAGACGACTGCGGCATTGATACGCAACTCAAGTGATATGGGTTGGGAATTTGCAGAGTTGGCGGATGCTACAAATGTAGATAAGTTAAAGTGTAAGTTGTGTGGAAAACTAGTGAGTGGTGGAATACATCGACTCAAACAACATGTTGCCAACATCAAGGGGAATGTCACCGCATGTAGGAATTCTTCGGATGATCAAAAGGCAAGATGCAAGAAAGCTATTGAGGAAGGAAGAATTAAGAAGAGACAAAAGTATGTGCATGATTTAGAAGTGAGGGAAGAAGTTATCATTGAAGAAGATGAAGATGATAGTGTGAGTGGAGGAAGAAAGCGGCGTAATCTTGGACCTATGGACCGTTATGCATCTGCTATCGACCCTGACTTCTCAATGCATGGAAGTGGGAAGATGAGGCAATAA
- the LOC101296401 gene encoding uncharacterized protein LOC101296401, with protein sequence MENQNGDKKVDGALEGFAPVSSTRIDWKPRKRSAGGRTIEKVTEDTANNAPNKQEEHTEPDEDMLQDSTAAPELSERRKALFEPLEPTMNSNGKRPSAESLLPPPDFDSSSYPKGWLIGKKRKLVNVDVVEKMRRIAIQEMNRKDREIDGLNEQLEEDVRCLEHLQLQLLQERSKRGEVERENAMLQDQVTMLMDMLQEDGNVGDDEGPAEP encoded by the exons ATGGAGAACCAGAACGGAGATAAGAAGGTTGATGGAGCTCTGGAGGGGTTTGCTCCTGTCTCTTCCACTAGAATTGATTGGAAACCCAGAAAGAGATCAG CTGGCGGGAGGACTATAGAGAAGGTAACAGAGGACACTGCTAACAATGCTCCCAACAAACAGGAAGAGCACACCGAGCCCGATGAGGATATGCTTCAGGACTCAACTGCAGCTCCTGAGCTGTCAGAGCGTCGAAAGGCTCTGTTTGAACCCTTAGAACCTACGATGAATAGCAATGGGAAACGGCCATCAGCTGAGTCCTTACTTCCTCCTCCTGACTTTGATTCCTCGAGCTATCCCAAAGGGTGGCTGATTGGAAAAAAGCGAAAGCTGGTTAATGTTGATGTGGTTGAGAAAATGAGGCGGATTGCCATTCAGGAAATGAACAGAAAG GATAGGGAAATTGATGGGCTAAACGAGCAATTGGAGGAGGATGTAAGGTGCCTAGAACACTTGCAACTGCAGCTCCTGCAAGAACGAAGCAAACGTGGAGAAGTAGAAAGAGAGAATGCAATGCTGCAAGACCAGGTTACCATGCTTATGGACATGTTGCAGGAAGATGGCAATGTGGGTGATGACGAAGGCCCTGCTGAACCTTGA
- the LOC101296120 gene encoding uncharacterized protein LOC101296120, protein MVQLMAPRKKVTVKFDVDDESFHDSEIAPLQKRPKLDSSSLEQWGSGGATCAVAPLGYDPLEEPSPLGLQLRKSPSLLDLIQMRLTQQKAVKLGKKNHKGAAGSGATDKLKAMNFPASLLRIGTWEYKSKHEGDLVAKCYFAKHKLVWEVLDGSLKNKMEIQWSDVVAIKANYPDDGPATLDVVLARPPLFFRETNPQPRKHTLWQATTDFTDGQASINRRHFLQCPHGLLFGKHFEKLIQCDPRLNFLSQQPEIVLESPFFETRVPGTSDTDEYRHQICSKHEDGPIFGLQGSASPSGTHSSSSRNEEFAGRAPENYPREISSSISVMDTTVMAQKGNLGAGISKIPSNFDQIKVPGLRSSMSVSDFVNHIGHCITEKMSGTPVFAGKEQPSSNILEEITQYLFNDSQLTLPSDEQSLMSRVNSLCCLLQKDPTAQNLHARRDDGRMAETNSASASGYQSKIGEGFVTPKVESTDASDDTQLGIPRRDSFGEFLLNMPRIASLPQFLFNFS, encoded by the exons ATGGTTCAGCTCATGGCTCCGAGGAAGAAGGTGACGGTGAAGTTCGACGTCGACGACGAGTCGTTCCATGACTCCGAAATCGCTCCGCTTCAAAAACGGCCCAAACTCGACTCCTCGTCTCTG GAGCAGTGGGGTTCAGGAGGTGCCACGTGTGCGGTTGCGCCGCTGGGATATGATCCGCTGGAGGAGCCGAGCCCGCTGGGGTTGCAGCTGAGGAAGAGTCCGTCGCTTTTGGATTTGATACAGATGAGGCTAACACAGCAGAAGGCTGTTAAATTGGGCAAGAAAAATCACAAGGGAGCTGCTGGTTCTGGTGCTACTGATAAACTCAAGGCCATGAACTTTCCGGCTTCGCTGCTAAGGATTGGGACTTGGGAG TATAAGTCTAAACACGAAGGGGATTTGGTGGCGAAATGTTACTTCGCAAAGCATAAGCTTGTGTGGGAGGTTCTTGATGGTAGTCTCAAGAACAAGATGGAAATTCAGTGGTCAGATGTTGTGGCTATCAAGGCCAACTACCCTGATGATGGACCGGCCACTTTGGATGTCGTG CTTGCTAGGCCGCCTCTTTTCTTTAGGGAGACGAATCCACAACCTAGAAAGCATACCTTGTGGCAGGCAACAACAGATTTTACTGATGGGCAAGCTAGCATAAACAG GCGACACTTCCTCCAGTGTCCACATGGCTTGCTTTTTGGCAAGCATTTTGAAAAGCTTATTCAATGTGACCCTCGTCTCAACTTTTTGAGCCAACAGCCAGAGATTGTGTTAGAATCTCCGTTCTTTGAAACCAGAGTTCCAGGAACAAGTGACACTGATGAATATAGACATCAGATTTGTTCTAAGCATGAAGATGGACCCATATTTGGGTTGCAGGGTTCTGCATCACCTTCTGGAACTCATTCGTCCTCATCTAGAAATGAAGAATTTGCTGGTAGAGCTCCTGAAAATTATCCCCGGGAAATTTCTTCGTCTATCTCAG TAATGGACACCACTGTGATGGCACAGAAGGGGAACCTTGGAGCCGGAATCTCAAAGATACCAAGCAACTTTGATCAAATCAAAGTTCCTGGACTTCGCTCGTCAATGTCAGTGAGCGACTTTGTAAACCACATTGGACACTGCATCACGGAAAAGATGTCTGGCACTCCCGTGTTTGCTGGAAAGGAGCAACCTAGCAGCAACATTCTAGAGGAGATTACTCAATACTTGTTCAATGACTCCCAACTCACTTTACCATCTGATGAGCAGTCCCTCATGTCAAGGGTCAACTCCCTTTGTTGCCTTCTGCAGAAGGATCCTACTGCACAAAACTTGCATGCTAGGAGGGATGATGGGAGAATGGCTGAAACCAACTCCGCTTCCGCATCAGGTTACCAGAGTAAGATTGGAGAAGGGTTTGTTACACCCAAGGTCGAGAGCACTGACGCTTCGGATGATACACAACTAGGAATCCCAAGGCGGGATTCATTTGGGGAGTTTCTTCTTAATATGCCTAGGATAGCATCTCTTCCCCAGTTTCTTTTTAATTTTTCGTGA
- the LOC101296978 gene encoding organic cation/carnitine transporter 4-like: MTSCDLGDRSSDIREPFISTAKLSTVENKKEKLCIDDMLQKYCGEFGPWQRWHFVLTSLAWALEAFHTMVMIFADREPSWRCLDGHSGCDPTAPSVCGFAPGSWEWLGGPVSSTVAEWGLVCEEKYKVGLAQALFFGGCMIGAGVFGHFSDSFLGRKGSLTAVCLLNTIFGVLTAFSPNYWGYVLLRLLTGFSTGGVGLCAFVLATEPVGPTKRGAAGMSTFYFFSTGIALLAGIAFIYPSWRELYIASSIPSFLFLVAVLPFLSESPRWYLVRGKVNEATKLMRAIAKSNGNHLPSGVVLSLDEDANDTDHHHETCVSSNDKEAISGSLIDVIKSPTTRIRLFLAVTITFLCSVVYYGLSLNVVNLDTNLYLNVLLNAVAEMPAFAITAILLDRYGRKPLAIGTLWFSGIFCFVGSLMKSVGIWKVVRMVCGILGIFGMAGTYNLLFIYTTELFPTVVRNAALGCATQAAQMGAILAPFVVVLGGGLPFSVFAACGIAGGVFAFYLPETLNRPLYDTMAGMEDGESTPSTATICTSTV, encoded by the exons ATGACTTCGTGTGATCTGGGTGACCGGAGCTCCGATATCCGGGAACCCTTCATCTCCACCGCGAAGTTATCCACGGTGGAGAACAAAAAGGAGAAGCTATGCATAGACGACATGCTCCAAAAGTATTGCGGCGAGTTCGGGCCGTGGCAGCGTTGGCACTTCGTGCTGACCAGTTTGGCTTGGGCTCTCGAGGCGTTTCACACCATGGTCATGATCTTTGCGGACCGTGAACCAAGTTGGAGGTGTCTTGACGGCCATTCGGGCTGTGATCCGACAGCCCCGAGCGTCTGTGGGTTTGCTCCGGGCTCGTGGGAGTGGCTGGGCGGTCCGGTGAGCTCGACGGTGGCGGAATGGGGTCTGGTTTGTGAAGAGAAGTATAAGGTCGGGTTGGCGCAGGCCTTGTTCTTCGGCGGCTGTATGATTG GTGCTGGAGTTTTTGGTCATTTTTCAGACTCATTCCTTGGAAGAAAAGGCTCTTTAACGGCAGTATGCTTATTAAACACCATCTTTGGTGTCTTAACGGCATTCTCCCCAAACTACTGGGGGTACGTCCTCCTCCGTCTCCTCACCGGCTTCAGCACTGGCGGCGTCGGACTCTGCGCTTTTGTCCTCGCAACCGAGCCTGTAGGCCCCACAAAGCGTGGGGCGGCAGGAATGTCCACATTCTACTTCTTCTCAACCGGCATCGCATTGCTTGCAGGCATAGCTTTCATTTACCCATCATGGCGTGAACTCTACATTGCCTCCTCGATCCCCTCCTTCCTCTTCCTCGTCGCAGTCCTTCCCTTCCTCTCAGAGTCTCCGAGGTGGTACCTTGTACGAGGCAAAGTAAACGAGGCCACAAAACTCATGCGTGCTATTGCCAAGTCAAATGGAAACCACCTCCCCAGTGGAGTTGTCCTATCCCTAGACGAAGATGCAAACGATACAGATCACCACCATGAAACTTGCGTGAGCTCCAACGACAAAGAAGCCATAAGTGGTTCCCTCATTGATGTGATTAAGTCACCAACGACTAGAATTCGGTTGTTTCTAGCGGTTACAATAACCTTCTTGTGCTCCGTTGTGTACTACGGCCTGAGCTTGAACGTTGTCAACCTCGACACCAACCTCTACCTCAATGTACTGCTCAATGCGGTGGCAGAAATGCCAGCATTTGCAATCACGGCGATATTGCTTGATAGGTACGGAAGGAAGCCACTGGCCATTGGAACGCTGTGGTTTAGTGGAATTTTCTGCTTTGTTGGGAGCTTGATGAAGAGCGTTGGGATTTGGAAAGTTGTGAGAATGGTGTGTGGGATTTTAGGGATATTTGGAATGGCGGGGACTTATAATTTGTTGTTTATTTACACGACTGAGTTGTTTCCTACCGTGGTTAGGAATGCGGCTCTTGGTTGTGCGACACAGGCGGCGCAAATGGGAGCTATTCTTGCACCATTCGTGGTGGTTTTGGGGGGCGGTTTACCATTTTCTGTGTTTGCAGCTTGTGGGATTGCGGGGGGAGTGTTTGCATTTTATCTACCGGAGACGTTGAATAGGCCTTTGTATGATACGATGGCTGGGATGGAGGATGGGGAGAGTACTCCTAGCACTGCTACTATTTGTACAAGTACTGTATGA